In the Malaya genurostris strain Urasoe2022 chromosome 1, Malgen_1.1, whole genome shotgun sequence genome, one interval contains:
- the LOC131425840 gene encoding chaoptin, with the protein MPRGNGGLEYMMTLGYTLIVVTVGIMIWASLAGAREIDVSQHPPCFFNALCSCSKSSPDLGVVDCRNVHFPAIPKVINSSKLFMLRMDNTGLREIDPYFFQATSLYKLHISRNPIAKIYDETFYGLERSLWELVLEDCHLIDVPSRAIRDLKKLRLLSLRGNGITAIETGAFRGLEKSLQTLILADNSISVVLPGSVSGLPNLDTIDLSGNNLAHVDPNAFKDGLGKLTKVFLANNMLSHIPYGALQPLRMLRVLDLSHNLIRTMAPDEVDSKISFKLTLDVLQLQYNSIQEIPSLSFSFFDTINSTYLDGNPINHIEDNAFRQAKIRELYIRNCGLDFISPEAFSGLESSLQVLDMSGNNLTHIADNMFQGFDNLRFLSIKDNLIKQLDLRNASPFAGVNLFKLDTTGNQNKPLTLKQLSEMKNLRFLASSHLSDFSLRSEDFVDFSPDLEELKLTRAGIKSIKNHAFTYLHGLKRLDLSENRIDSIEAMAFAEIGHSLCSLRMSHGLGAQMAKIPQEAFRYLVALEALDLSNNKLKTLSDNSFHFMKNIVSLELHDNQIDNLPKGIFQSDIHSKLAVVSLRYNNLKQLLAHTFVDMEELDAIYLDDNRIETIERRAFMNLDSLKILNLRGNRLNKISTEAFQNLPELEKLDLAYNSLLSFDFEYFDQVGSLASLEIDVSHNRIRALGEIPEMNISDFSTLPVAAANNARDHGFAHTNIKSLNMSSNNITKIIDGYFKPVELSLMRLSLAKNRLNSTSRDLLGNMIHLQWLDLDGNLISEIDYDTFRYTKKLQVLKMSHNMISEIPSELFRNVRSLRILKMAHNNLKALPDNLILEEGLEYLDLSYNQFSKIPIMSLSNLAALTLCELDLSHNQITAIHSVDLSNKFRSLSVLDLSHNRLVRLEDATFATVPKLSLLDLSHNDELEFMGKAFLGLENSLIELRLANVSLQTAPELANPSLRILKMSHNNLPSFPPDLAANMSSLRELDLSENDLYHVPLITHALPNLRSLSLAGNPISTMTNSSLLGTAETLEHLNIANLNLVIFENGLLNKLRYLKTLRISAYPNIQKFNIPRILENSNNLRELWIDAPKPPQDRSGSTTPKKPQLLTIPASDLRQEMEGRLPFKLSSVTFSGSGFNSLADNVLHGIQSSNLHLAFLNTSLPSLPKNFFKNMGKNVRNISLNLEDSNKLLKSVPNPNTAHYLHLPDYVFLVNLRISGNALSCDCEIGWVEFWQRKRRQYICLAQPWIENSSFNSYFKHHLSPSISHNSDECEESADDLREATCSNKKDESLLEVLKKDLECGWGSAASRLGIVPAIAFVSVFVVLMI; encoded by the exons ggCAATGGAGGTCTCGAGTATATGATGACACTTGGATATACCTTGATAGTGGTAACGGTTGGCATCATGATTTGGGCATCCCTGGCTGGAGCTCGAGAGATAGATGTGTCGCAACATCCACCATGCTTCTTCAATGCACTTTGCAGCTGTTCGAAAAGTTCCCCAGACCTAGGTGTGGTGGATTGTCGAAACGTACACTTCCCAGCGATACCAAAAGTCATAAACAGCTCGAAACTGTTTATGCTTCGTATGGACAACACCGGTTTGCGTGAAATAGATCCCTATTTCTTTCAGGCCACCAGTTTGTACAAACTGCACATTTCGAGAAATCCCATTGCAAAAATTTATGATGAAACTTTCTACGGTTTGGAACGGTCACTTTGGGAGCTGGTACTAGAGGACTGTCATCTTatagatgtaccttcgagggctATTCGGGATCTGAAGAAACTGCGTTTACTTAGTCTTCGAGGAAATGGTATTACCGCCATTGAAACCGGTGCCTTCCGGGGGTTGGAGAAATCCTTGCAAACACTTATTCTGGCAGACAATTCGATTTCTGTCGTGTTGCCCGGTTCCGTAAGTGGATTACCAAATTTGGATACTATTGATCTCAGTGGGAACAACTTGGCCCATGTAGATCCGAATGCATTCAAGGACGGTCTAGGGAAACTAACGAAAGTGTTCCTTGCGAATAATATGCTGAGTCATATACCGTACGGAGCATTGCAACCATTGCGTATGCTACGAGTTCTAGATCTTTCGCACAATCTCATTCGAACAATGGCCCCGGATGAAGTTGATTCCAAAATAAGTTTCAAGTTGACACTGGATGTGCTTCAATTGCAGTACAATTCCATTCAAGAAATTCCGTCCTTATCGTTCAGCTTTTTTGATACGATCAACTCCACCTATCTGGATGGCAACCCCATCAACCACATTGAAGACAACGCTTTTCGGCAAGCAAAAATACGTGAACTGTACATTCGAAACTGCGGTCTGGATTTCATTTCACCGGAAGCCTTCTCCGGTCTTGAAAGTTCACTGCAAGTTCTCGATATGTCCGGAAACAACTTGACACACATAGCCGACAATATGTTCCAGGGTTTTGATAATTTACG ATTCCTTAGCATTAAGGATAACCTCATCAAACAACTCGATCTGCGGAATGCTTCGCCTTTTGCGGGAGTTAATCTGTTCAAACTAGACACAACCGGAAATCAAAACAAACCCTTAACGCTGAAGCAACTTTCCGAGATGAAAAATCTACGGTTTCTGGCCTCATCCCATCTTTCCGATTTTTCTCTGAGATCGGAAGATTTCGTTGACTTCAGTCCGGATCTGGAAGAGTTGAAGCTCACCCGGGCTGGTATTAAATCTATTAAAAACCATGCCTTCACGTATCTCCACGGTTTGAAGCGCCTTGATCTGAGTGAGAACCGAATCGATAGCATAGAGGCGATGGCTTTTGCAGAGATCGGACATTCACTGTGTTCACTTCGGATGTCACATGGATTGGGTGCCCAAATGGCGAAAATACCGCAGGAAGCATTCCGGTATCTGGTTGCACTGGAAGCCTTAGATCTTAGTAACAACAAGCTTAAAACGTTAAGCGACAACAGTTTCCACTTCATGAAGAATATCGTGAGCTTAGAGCTACACGACAATCAAATCGACAATCTGCCGAAGGGAATCTTTCAATCAGATATCCATAGCAAACTAGCCGTAGTATCGTTGCGGTACAATAATTTGAAGCAGCTGCTAGCGCATACGTTTGTCGATATGGAGGAACTTGATGCCATCTATCTGGACGACAATCGAATAGAAACCATTGAGAGGCGAGCCTTCATGAACTTGGACAGTTTGAAAATCCTCAACCTCAGAGGCAACAGACTTAACAAGATTTCGACGGAAGCATTTCAG AACCTACCGGAACTAGAAAAGCTCGACTTGGCATACAACTCACTACTTTCGTTTGATTTTGAGTACTTCGATCAG GTCGGTTCACTGGCCTCATTGGAAATTGACGTAAGTCATAATCGAATTAGGGCGCTCGGTGAGATACCAGAGATGAATATCAGTGATTTCTCAACACTACCTGTTGCAGCAGCAAACAACGCTCGTGATCATGGATTTGCACATACAAACATCAAATCGTTGAATATGTCCAGCAATAACATTACGAAAATCATAGATGGTTACTTCAAACCTGTTGAGCTATCCCTAATGAGGTTATCACTAGCGAAAAATCGTCTAAATAGTACAAGTCGTGATCTTCTTGGGAATATGATACACTTACAGTGGTTGGATTTAGATGGTAATCTTATAAGCGAAATCGATTACGATACATTCAGGTATACAAAAAAGTTGCAAGTCCTGAAGATGTCACATAATATGATATCCGAAATCCCATCGGAACTATTCCGAAATGTTCGAAGTCTTAGGATACTCAAAATGGCCCATAATAATCTAAAGGCTTTACCAGACAACCTTATCTTGGAAGAAGGATTGGAATATCTGGATCTATCCTACAATCAGTTTAGTAAAATCCCAATCATGTCACTCTCAAACTTAGCTGCGCTTACTTTATGCGAATTGGATTTGAGTCATAATCAGATTACTGCTATTCATAGCGTGGATTTATCCAACAAGTTCAGA TCTCTTTCCGTACTAGATCTATCTCACAATCGACTGGTTCGATTGGAAGATGCGACTTTCGCTACTGTGCCGAAACTGTCACTGCTCGATCTTTCACACAACGATGAACTGGAATTCATGGGAAAAGCATTCCTAGGGCTTGAGAATAGCCTCATCGAGCTTCGCTTGGCAAATGTTTCTCTTCAAACAGCTCCTGAACTTGCCAATCCGTCTCTTCGTATACTTAAAATGTCGCACAATAATCTTCCTTCATTTCCACCGGATCTGGCTGCTAATATGTCTTCGTTGCGAGAATTGGATCTTTCCGAAAATGACCTCTACCACGTCCCGCTAATAACACACGCACTGCCAAATCTAAG GTCCCTCTCCCTGGCTGGGAACCCAATATCAACAATGACAAATTCTAGCCTTCTCGGTACagcagaaacactagaacaccTTAACATTGCCAACctaaatttagttatttttgaG aaTGGCCTTTTGAACAAACTTCGTTACTTGAAAACGCTACGAATATCCGCTTATCCAAATATACAGAAATTCAATATTCCTCGTATTTTGGAAAATTCCAATAACTTACGAGAGCTATGGATTGACGCGCCTAAGCCGCCACAAGATCGATCGGGTTCAACCACGCCGAAAAAGCCGCAACTACTAACAATACCGGCCAGTGATCTTCGCCAAGAAATGGAGGGACGCTTACCGTTTAAATTGTCTAGCGTTACTTTTAGTGGCTCTGGGTTCAACAGTCTCGCAGATAATGTACTACATGGAATTCAGTCGTCTAATTTACATCTTGCATTCTTAAACACATCACTGCCAAGTTtgccaaaaaacttttttaaaaatatgggaAAGAATGTGAGAAACATTTCGCTCAATTTAGAAGACAGTAATAAACTGTTAAAGTCGGTACCGAATCCAAATACCGCACACTATTTGCATCTGCCGGACTATGTGTTCCTAGTAAATCTGCGTATATCGGGAAATGCATTGTCTTGTGATTGCGAAATCGG ATGGGTGGAATTTTGGCAGCGGAAGCGGCGGCAGTATATTTGTCTAGCGCAACCATGGATAGAAAACAGCAGCTTTAACAGCTATTTCAAACATCACCTATCTCCGTCGATATCGCATAACAGTGACGAATGTGAAGAATCGGCCGACGATCTACGCGAAGCCACCTGCAGCAACAAAAAAGACGAAAGTCTTCTAGAAGTGCTCAAGAAAGACCTGGAATGTGGTTGGGGTAGTGCGGCCTCTCGACTGGGAATCGTGCCGGCGATAGCATTTGTGTCCGTGTTCGTAGTATTAATGATCTGA
- the LOC131425841 gene encoding probable rRNA-processing protein EBP2 homolog: MTHFDSRRDDSDSSYVSYDEDDELREALAKGLLKPGLNVVEKEKREPVNNTIKLKSALESTILKAPWVERMDLVNDLAPLTPELAIQIEKHEQKRENQFKGNKKIPYVAPEADPVLNDFKREILFHRQAQAAVVEGIKRLHDLGIGTKRPDDYFAEMAKTDEHMQRIRKVLLDKQEGIAKSERVRQLREQRRIGKLIQRQATEKRDEDRRKMLNDIKKFRKGKLSNLDFLDDDDETASGTKKKKGSARGAPVKKQINAKRKARNSKFGFGGRKKGSKRNTKESFLGDSRKKKNASNRSGGGGGGVGGGGGGGKKMRLGKSRRAQAKNKRN, from the exons ATGACACATTTTGATTCTCGGAGAGATGACTCCGATTCCAGCTACGTGTCATACGATGAAGATGATGAA cTGCGGGAAGCGTTAGCTAAGGGATTGCTCAAACCTGGTTTGAACGTagtggaaaaagaaaaaagagaaCCCGTTAATAACACGATCAAGCTGAAATCGGCCCTTGAATCGACTATACTCAAAGCACCATGGGTTGAACGAATGGATTTGGTAAACGATTTGGCTCCTTTGACACCCGAACTGGCCATTCAAATCGAAAAACACGAACAAAAACGTGAAAATCAATTTAAGGGAAACAAGAAGATCCCATATGTTGCCCCAGAAGCGGACCCAGTTCTCAATGATTTCAAGCGAGAAATCCTTTTCCATCGTCAAGCCCAGGCTGCTGTTGTCGAAGGTATCAAACGACTGCACGATCTTGGCATTGGTACCAAACGACCCGATGATTACTTTGCCGAGATGGCTAAAACGGATGAGCACATGCAACGTATCAGGAAAGTATTGCTGGATAAGCAGGAAGGTATCGCCAAATCCGAACGGGTGCGTCAGCTTCGCGAACAACGTCGTATCGGAAAACTGATACAGCGTCAAGCTACCGAAAAACGAGACGAAGACCGACGTAAAATGCTAAACGACATTAAGAAGTTTCGCAAGGGCAAGCTGTCTAATTTGGACTTTTTGGACGATGACGACGAAACGGCTTCAggaacgaaaaagaaaaaaggaTCTGCAAGAGGAGCCCCTGTTAAGAAACAAATCAATGCCAAGCGGAAGGCTAGGAATTCTAAATTCGGTTTTGgtggtcgcaaaaaaggatcGAAGAGAAACACCAAAGAGTCATTCCTGGGGGATAGCCGGAAGAAAAAGAATGCATCGAACAGAAgcggcggtggtggtggtggtgttggTGGTGGTGGAGGTGGCGGAAAAAAGATGCGTTTGGGCAAAAGTAGACGAGCACAAGCAAAAAATAAGAGAAACTAA